From one Planctomycetota bacterium genomic stretch:
- a CDS encoding diguanylate cyclase, producing MDSSDTNGNAKPTSSTAQRLLLIEDDPDQQLLIGETLEEAFGEGLVDICGSCKEVDEVADLTPYALALCDVNLPDGNGLDILDSLQQRAPELPVMMLTGQNDTATASRAIRGGACDYVVKAGAYLETMPLTIAKNLAAGETAVARHRRETTLRDQAQRLTTDLADERSARELAEREASLDAMTGCYNRRSFERIGNQLFAEATRKSTALSLVMIDLDKFKQVNDTHGHAVGDDLIKTAARAIQANLRQMDAACRYGGDEFILLLPQTEAAFATQAAKRIADDYANASAALLPNGERKTMSIGVAELQTCHPIPASLESLMEACDRALYDAKEAGRARICAAA from the coding sequence GTGGACAGCTCCGACACGAACGGCAACGCAAAACCGACCTCAAGCACGGCCCAGCGGCTGCTCCTTATCGAGGACGATCCCGACCAGCAGCTGCTCATCGGCGAGACACTCGAAGAGGCGTTTGGCGAAGGACTGGTCGACATCTGTGGCTCCTGCAAGGAAGTCGATGAGGTGGCCGACCTCACGCCCTACGCGCTTGCGCTGTGCGATGTGAACCTTCCTGATGGCAACGGCCTGGACATTCTCGACAGCCTGCAGCAGCGTGCTCCAGAGCTGCCGGTCATGATGCTCACCGGCCAGAACGACACCGCCACGGCAAGTCGTGCGATTCGTGGCGGGGCGTGCGACTACGTCGTCAAGGCTGGGGCGTATCTCGAGACGATGCCCCTGACGATCGCCAAGAACCTCGCCGCCGGCGAGACGGCCGTGGCGAGGCATCGTCGTGAGACGACCTTGCGAGACCAAGCCCAACGGCTGACGACCGACCTCGCCGACGAGCGATCCGCCCGAGAGCTCGCCGAGCGGGAGGCGAGCCTCGATGCGATGACGGGCTGCTACAACCGTCGCAGCTTCGAACGCATCGGGAATCAGCTGTTCGCGGAGGCAACACGCAAGTCGACTGCGTTGTCGCTCGTGATGATCGACCTCGACAAGTTCAAACAGGTCAACGACACCCACGGCCATGCCGTCGGCGATGACCTGATCAAGACGGCCGCCCGCGCGATTCAGGCGAATCTCCGGCAGATGGACGCCGCCTGTCGTTATGGCGGCGACGAGTTCATTCTGCTGCTGCCCCAGACGGAAGCCGCCTTCGCGACTCAAGCCGCGAAACGCATCGCGGACGACTATGCCAATGCGAGCGCCGCGTTGCTACCCAACGGCGAGCGCAAGACGATGAGTATCGGCGTCGCCGAACTGCAAACCTGCCACCCGATCCCAGCGAGCCTCGAATCGCTCATGGAAGCCTGCGACCGGGCGCTCTACGACGCTAAAGAAGCGGGCCGGGCTCGCATCTGCGCAGCTGCGTAG
- a CDS encoding response regulator, which yields MSAPGPSLRQLTAASGRRLDPHILVVDDDVDLRILIRDAIELAEEHRDEEASPTISECGSGEEALTFLDSCDPLPSLIYMDVEMPGMGGLEAVKRLKENPRTRNIPVVILSGLQDVAQQGRDAGCEADAFQVKPADADSLIETVLQSTDYWLHVRPQKETTSPIPNAA from the coding sequence GTGTCCGCGCCAGGTCCCAGCCTCCGCCAGCTCACTGCCGCCTCCGGGCGTCGGCTGGATCCGCACATTCTGGTGGTGGACGATGACGTGGACCTGCGCATCCTGATTCGCGACGCCATTGAGCTCGCCGAAGAGCACCGTGATGAGGAAGCGTCACCGACGATCAGCGAGTGCGGCTCTGGCGAGGAGGCGCTGACCTTTCTTGACTCGTGCGATCCGCTCCCGTCCCTGATCTACATGGACGTCGAAATGCCTGGCATGGGCGGGCTCGAAGCGGTCAAGCGGCTCAAGGAAAACCCGCGGACACGGAACATCCCGGTCGTCATCCTGAGTGGCCTGCAGGACGTCGCCCAGCAAGGCCGCGACGCCGGATGCGAGGCCGACGCGTTTCAGGTCAAGCCCGCAGATGCCGACAGTTTGATCGAGACGGTTCTGCAAAGCACCGACTACTGGCTTCACGTCCGCCCGCAGAAAGAGACGACTTCCCCAATCCCCAACGCTGCCTGA